The following are encoded in a window of Sminthopsis crassicaudata isolate SCR6 chromosome 3, ASM4859323v1, whole genome shotgun sequence genomic DNA:
- the LOC141559758 gene encoding olfactory receptor 8G1-like — MDRGNNSAVTNFILEGLTDKPELQIPLLLLFLSIYVVTVVGNLGMITLIGVTSHLHTPMYYLLSSLSFIDLCHSTIITPKMLVNFVSEKNTISYNECMTQLFFFLTFIIAEGHMLAAMAYDRYVAICRPLLYNVIMSHQVCIWLVGGVFFMGLVGATAHTGCMHRLFFCKDVINHYFCDINPLLELSCSSTYINEVVVLGFSAFNILIPTLIILSSYIFIISSILRIRSTEGRSKAFSTCSSHMVAVSIFSGSATFMYLQPSSVSSMEQGKVSSVFYSILVPMLNPLIYSLRNKDVKTAMRKFMERRMF, encoded by the coding sequence ATGGACAGAGGCAATAATTCTGCAGTGACAAATTTCATCCTTGAAGGACTAACAGACAAGCCAGAGCTCCAGATTCCCCTTTTACTACTATTTTTAAGCATCTATGTGGTTACTGTTGTGGGGAATCTGGGCATGATAACATTGATTGGAGTCACTTCTCACCTCCACACTCCCATGTATTATTTACTCAGTAGTTTATCTTTCATTGATCTTTGTCATTCTACCATAATAACTCCCAAAATGTTGGTAAATTTTGTGTCAGAGAAAAACACCATCTCCTACAATGAGTGTATGACTcagctctttttcttcctcacttttatAATTGCTGAGGGTCACATGTTAGCAGCTATGGCATATGACCGTTATGTTGCCATTTGCAGGCCCCTGTTATATAATGTCATTATGTCCCATCAGGTGTGCATTTGGCTGGTAGGTGGTGTATTCTTTATGGGTTTGGTTGGTGCCACAGCTCACACAGGATGTATGCATAGACTGTTCTTCTGTAAGGACGTCATCAACCATTACTTCTGTGATATTAATCCCCTACTGGAACTCTCTTGCTCTAGCACCTACATTAATGAAGTGGTGGTTCTTGGCTTCAGTGCATTTAATATCCTCATTCCAACTCTGATCATTCTTAGCTCTTACATCTTCATTATTTCTAGCATTCTTCGCATCCGCTCTACTGAAGGGAGGTCCAAAGCTTTCAGTACCTGCAGCTCCCACATGGTAGCTGTTTCTATCTTCTCTGGCTCAGCTACCTTCATGTATCTGCAGCCCTCTTCAGTCAGCTCCATGGAACAAGGGAAAGTGTCCTCTGTGTTTTACTCAATCCTTGTCCCCATGTTGAATCCCCTGATCTACAGCCTGAGGAACAAGGATGTGAAAACTGCTATGAGGAAATTCATGGAGAGAAGAATGTtctga